One genomic segment of Amycolatopsis sp. Hca4 includes these proteins:
- the efeU gene encoding iron uptake transporter permease EfeU, with amino-acid sequence MLFSSALIGLREGLEAALVVSILVAFLVKTERRHALRWVWPGVGAAVLLSVAVGAVLTYTTAQLSFEHQELLGGSLSIVAVVFVTAMIFWMRKASKSIAAELRGKMDDALDVGPAAVLLLSFLAVGREGLETAVFFYSTVQAAQSDTVEPLIGFAIGIAAAVVLAWLLYKGAVRFNLTKFFTITGVLLVFVAAGVLGYGLHDLQEAAFLPGINTLAFDASSTLPETSWYGALLKGIFNYSQQTTVLQAVAWLAYVAVVLPLFLKPSKKTTPAPAVAAASKE; translated from the coding sequence GTGTTGTTCTCGAGCGCGCTGATCGGCCTGCGCGAAGGCCTGGAAGCGGCGCTGGTCGTCAGCATCCTGGTGGCCTTCCTGGTCAAGACCGAACGGCGGCACGCGCTGCGCTGGGTCTGGCCCGGCGTCGGTGCCGCGGTGCTGCTGTCGGTCGCCGTCGGCGCGGTCCTGACCTACACCACCGCCCAGCTGTCCTTCGAGCACCAGGAGCTGCTCGGCGGGAGCCTGTCGATCGTCGCCGTCGTGTTCGTCACCGCGATGATCTTCTGGATGCGCAAGGCGTCGAAGAGCATCGCCGCCGAGCTGCGCGGGAAGATGGACGACGCGCTGGACGTCGGCCCGGCGGCCGTGCTGCTGCTGTCGTTCCTCGCCGTCGGGCGCGAGGGCCTGGAGACGGCGGTGTTCTTCTACTCGACCGTCCAGGCCGCGCAGTCCGACACCGTCGAGCCGCTGATCGGCTTCGCCATCGGCATCGCCGCCGCCGTCGTGCTCGCCTGGCTGCTCTACAAGGGCGCGGTCCGGTTCAACCTGACGAAGTTCTTCACGATCACCGGCGTCCTGCTGGTGTTCGTCGCCGCCGGCGTGCTGGGCTACGGCCTGCACGACCTCCAGGAGGCCGCGTTCCTGCCGGGCATCAACACCCTGGCGTTCGACGCGTCGAGCACGCTGCCCGAGACGTCCTGGTACGGCGCCCTGCTCAAGGGCATCTTCAACTACTCGCAGCAGACGACCGTGCTGCAGGCCGTCGCCTGGCTGGCCTACGTCGCCGTCGTGCTGCCCCTGTTCCTCAAGCCCAGCAAGAAGACCACGCCGGCGCCCGCCGTCGCGGCCGCCTCGAAGGAGTGA
- the efeB gene encoding iron uptake transporter deferrochelatase/peroxidase subunit, which translates to MTSTEGTRVSRRKLFGLAGAGVALAGAGAAAGIGIDKATSGNAEASTNVVDFHGEHQAGIATPAQANLHFAALDVTTKDREKLRALLKTWTEAARRMTAGQEVVANGAVGSGAYAPPGDTGEALDLPASNLTLTIGFGPSLFDGRFGLAGKRPPQLIDLPLFPKDKLDPARSGGDLCIQACADDPQVAVHAVRNLVRLGFGVTEVRWSQLGFGRSSSTSREQQTPRNLFGFKDGTNNIKAEEPDVLRDQVWAEAGDGQAWMAGGTYLVARRIRMHIETWDRETLDGQEKIIGRTKGTGAPLGQTAEFDELDLDVGGAGGEKLIPEDAHVRLASHQALNGVRILRRGYNFVDGSDGVGHLEAGLFFLAFNRDTRKQYVPMQQALSSKDAMMEYVQHTGSAHFAVPPGVTRDASWADALFS; encoded by the coding sequence GTGACGTCCACCGAGGGCACGCGCGTCTCGCGGCGGAAGCTGTTCGGCCTGGCGGGCGCGGGGGTCGCGCTCGCCGGGGCCGGGGCCGCCGCCGGCATCGGGATCGACAAGGCGACGAGCGGCAACGCCGAGGCGTCGACGAACGTCGTCGACTTCCACGGCGAACACCAGGCCGGCATCGCCACCCCGGCGCAGGCCAACCTGCACTTCGCGGCCCTCGACGTCACGACGAAGGACCGCGAGAAGCTGCGGGCCCTGCTCAAGACGTGGACCGAAGCGGCCCGCCGGATGACGGCGGGCCAGGAGGTCGTGGCGAACGGCGCGGTCGGCAGCGGCGCCTACGCCCCGCCCGGCGACACCGGCGAGGCGCTCGACCTGCCGGCGTCGAACCTGACCCTGACCATCGGGTTCGGGCCGTCGCTGTTCGACGGCCGGTTCGGCCTCGCGGGCAAGCGCCCGCCGCAGCTGATCGACCTGCCGCTGTTCCCGAAGGACAAGCTCGACCCGGCCCGCAGCGGCGGCGACCTGTGCATCCAGGCCTGCGCGGACGACCCGCAGGTGGCGGTGCACGCGGTCCGCAACCTGGTCCGGCTCGGCTTCGGCGTCACCGAGGTCCGCTGGTCGCAGCTCGGCTTCGGCCGCAGCTCGTCGACTTCGCGCGAACAGCAGACCCCGCGGAACCTGTTCGGCTTCAAGGACGGCACGAACAACATCAAGGCCGAGGAACCCGACGTGCTGCGCGACCAGGTCTGGGCCGAGGCCGGCGACGGCCAGGCCTGGATGGCGGGCGGCACGTACCTGGTGGCGCGCCGGATCCGGATGCACATCGAGACGTGGGACCGCGAGACCCTCGACGGCCAGGAGAAGATCATCGGCCGCACGAAGGGCACCGGCGCCCCGCTGGGCCAGACCGCGGAGTTCGACGAGCTGGACCTCGACGTCGGCGGCGCGGGCGGCGAGAAGCTGATCCCGGAGGACGCGCACGTCCGGCTGGCCTCGCACCAGGCGCTCAACGGCGTCCGGATCCTGCGCCGCGGCTACAACTTCGTCGACGGTTCCGACGGCGTCGGCCATCTGGAGGCCGGGCTGTTCTTCCTGGCGTTCAACCGCGACACCCGCAAGCAGTACGTGCCGATGCAGCAGGCGCTGTCGTCGAAGGACGCGATGATGGAGTACGTCCAGCACACCGGGTCGGCGCACTTCGCGGTCCCGCCGGGTGTGACCCGCGATGCGAGCTGGGCGGACGCGCTGTTCTCCTGA
- a CDS encoding MazG family protein: MSTGVVVVVRGTTLPGAALKILRESPAVYAATDVDPAAFGVPAVTEAPSLKDVVLLAGSRDEPAAALLIATGADVIETPVPPLVEAAEVMDRLRSPGGCPWDAVQTHESLRQYLVEETYELLDAIEEGDREALREELGDVLLQVLFHARVAAEDTDDPFGIDEVAAALVAKLVGRHPHVFADDGPVHTVEHQNLKWEELKQREKQRRSIVDGVALGQPAVALAGKLGQRSGRAGIPLDLFPDGVGAAAQLFRIAATARRAGVDAEGELRAVAKQFAKDIRAAEQAARDAGLEPTTLEADGWRKFWPSRSL; encoded by the coding sequence GTGAGCACGGGTGTCGTCGTAGTCGTCCGCGGGACGACGCTGCCCGGTGCGGCGCTGAAGATCCTGCGTGAGTCACCCGCCGTCTACGCGGCCACGGACGTCGATCCCGCCGCGTTCGGCGTCCCGGCCGTCACCGAGGCGCCGTCGCTGAAGGACGTCGTCCTGCTCGCCGGGTCGCGGGACGAGCCGGCCGCGGCGCTGCTCATCGCGACCGGTGCCGACGTCATCGAGACGCCGGTGCCGCCACTGGTCGAGGCGGCCGAGGTGATGGACCGGCTGCGTTCGCCGGGCGGCTGCCCGTGGGACGCCGTCCAGACGCACGAGTCGCTGCGGCAGTACCTGGTCGAGGAGACCTACGAGCTGCTCGACGCCATCGAAGAGGGCGACCGCGAGGCGCTGCGCGAAGAACTCGGCGACGTCCTGCTGCAGGTCCTCTTCCACGCACGGGTGGCGGCCGAGGACACCGACGACCCGTTCGGCATCGACGAGGTCGCCGCCGCGCTGGTCGCGAAGCTGGTCGGGCGGCACCCGCACGTCTTCGCCGACGACGGCCCGGTGCACACCGTCGAGCACCAGAACCTCAAGTGGGAAGAGCTGAAGCAGCGCGAGAAGCAGCGCCGGTCCATTGTGGACGGCGTGGCGCTCGGGCAGCCCGCCGTCGCGCTGGCGGGCAAGCTGGGGCAGCGCTCCGGGCGCGCGGGCATTCCGCTCGACCTGTTCCCCGACGGCGTCGGGGCGGCCGCCCAGCTGTTCCGCATCGCGGCCACCGCGCGCCGGGCGGGGGTCGACGCCGAGGGTGAGCTGCGGGCGGTGGCGAAGCAGTTCGCCAAGGACATCCGGGCCGCCGAGCAGGCCGCCCGCGACGCCGGGCTGGAGCCGACCACCCTGGAGGCCGACGGCTGGCGGAAGTTCTGGCCGTCCCGTTCGTTGTGA
- a CDS encoding TetR/AcrR family transcriptional regulator — translation MVRAGLTTESVVRAGAELADELGFDRLTPSELARRLGVQVASLYSHVKNAHDLRTKVALLALDELAVRAAAALAGRAGRDALVAFADVYRNYAREHPGRYAAAQLRLDPETAAASAGPRHAELMRAILRGYDLTGPDETHAVRLLGSVFHGFVSLETQGGFDHSAPAAADSWVRILAVLDSLLRDWPRS, via the coding sequence ATGGTTCGAGCGGGACTGACCACGGAGAGCGTGGTGCGCGCCGGCGCGGAGCTGGCCGACGAGCTCGGCTTCGACCGGCTGACGCCGTCGGAGCTGGCCCGGCGGCTGGGCGTGCAGGTCGCCAGCCTGTATTCGCACGTCAAGAACGCGCACGACCTGCGGACCAAGGTCGCGCTGCTGGCGCTGGACGAGCTCGCCGTCCGGGCGGCCGCCGCCCTCGCGGGCCGGGCCGGACGGGACGCGCTCGTCGCCTTCGCCGACGTCTACCGCAACTACGCCCGGGAGCACCCCGGCCGGTACGCCGCCGCCCAGCTGCGGCTCGACCCGGAGACCGCCGCCGCGAGCGCCGGTCCCCGGCACGCCGAGCTGATGCGCGCGATCCTGCGCGGCTACGACCTGACCGGGCCGGACGAAACGCACGCGGTGCGGCTGCTGGGCAGCGTCTTCCACGGGTTCGTCAGCCTCGAAACCCAGGGCGGGTTCGACCACAGCGCGCCCGCGGCGGCGGACAGCTGGGTGCGCATCCTCGCCGTCCTCGACTCCCTCCTGCGTGATTGGCCACGATCGTGA
- a CDS encoding zf-HC2 domain-containing protein: MNHAPEQLIVAYVAGEDLPGDQLWGLEAHLEACRVCRERLAEIAPVEPVVDLVWSRLSVEVRLPSGPFHEPAPAPRPQRRRRRWRWLGTWVTPAMAPWLAMIAAVTLAAILLDSVWRAALDVTAVQLFAPVLPVLGVAVSWARGLDPAYEVVTATPRAGLYLVVRRTVAVLAVVLPVLAVSGWLTGTQPALWLLPSLAFTTGTLALGGLVGVGRAAYALVVVWVAIVVLPAFIQRGEAFSLGTGALPVWAGVFVLTTVVVALRGPAFTRLGARH, from the coding sequence ATGAACCACGCGCCGGAGCAGCTCATCGTCGCGTACGTGGCGGGCGAAGACCTCCCGGGTGATCAGCTCTGGGGCCTCGAAGCGCACCTCGAGGCCTGCCGGGTCTGCCGGGAGCGGCTGGCCGAAATCGCGCCGGTCGAGCCGGTGGTGGACCTGGTCTGGAGCCGGCTCTCGGTCGAGGTCCGGCTGCCGTCCGGCCCGTTCCACGAGCCCGCCCCCGCGCCACGGCCGCAGCGGCGACGCCGGCGGTGGCGGTGGCTCGGCACCTGGGTCACCCCCGCGATGGCGCCGTGGCTGGCGATGATCGCGGCCGTCACGCTGGCGGCGATCCTGCTCGACAGCGTCTGGCGCGCGGCGCTGGACGTGACAGCGGTGCAGCTCTTCGCGCCGGTGCTGCCGGTGCTCGGCGTCGCCGTCTCGTGGGCGCGGGGGCTCGATCCGGCGTACGAGGTCGTCACCGCGACCCCGCGCGCGGGGCTGTACCTGGTCGTCCGGCGGACGGTCGCGGTGCTCGCCGTCGTCCTGCCGGTGCTGGCGGTTTCCGGGTGGCTGACCGGCACGCAGCCGGCGCTCTGGCTGCTGCCGAGCCTGGCCTTCACCACCGGCACGCTCGCGCTCGGCGGGCTGGTCGGTGTCGGCCGGGCGGCGTACGCGCTGGTCGTGGTGTGGGTGGCGATCGTCGTGCTGCCGGCGTTCATCCAGCGGGGAGAAGCGTTTTCGCTCGGCACCGGCGCGCTGCCGGTGTGGGCCGGGGTCTTCGTGCTGACCACGGTGGTCGTTGCCCTGCGCGGGCCGGCGTTCACCCGGCTCGGCGCACGTCACTAG
- a CDS encoding RNA polymerase sigma factor translates to MRHPSLEVADEEHLVRRTAMGDRAAFEELYRRTAPWLAVRLRRRCADEQIVAEVMQETFLAVWRAAGSFAGAATGGSAVGWVWTIAARRLVDAFRRRAHHAQPPPEVALDVAPVAGAEEELLASTMGDEVGAALRDLAPELRAVLQAMVLDGLTVRETAVLLGLPEGTVKTRARRARIALREALS, encoded by the coding sequence GTGAGACACCCGTCACTGGAAGTCGCGGATGAGGAGCACCTCGTCCGGCGCACGGCCATGGGCGATCGCGCGGCGTTCGAGGAGCTCTACCGCCGCACGGCGCCCTGGCTCGCCGTGCGCCTGCGCCGCCGGTGCGCGGACGAGCAGATCGTCGCTGAGGTCATGCAGGAGACGTTCCTGGCCGTCTGGCGGGCGGCGGGGTCGTTCGCGGGCGCGGCCACCGGCGGCAGCGCGGTCGGGTGGGTCTGGACGATCGCGGCGCGCCGTCTGGTCGACGCGTTCCGCCGCCGGGCGCACCACGCCCAGCCACCGCCGGAGGTCGCGCTCGACGTGGCACCGGTGGCGGGAGCGGAGGAGGAACTGCTCGCCTCGACGATGGGCGACGAGGTCGGCGCCGCGTTGCGCGACCTGGCGCCGGAGCTGCGGGCGGTGCTGCAGGCGATGGTGCTCGACGGGCTGACGGTCCGGGAGACGGCCGTCCTGCTGGGCTTGCCGGAGGGAACGGTCAAGACCCGCGCACGCCGGGCGCGGATCGCATTGCGGGAGGCACTGTCATGA
- a CDS encoding glyoxalase/bleomycin resistance/extradiol dioxygenase family protein, producing the protein MSSGYRGLAPYLYYSDATEALAWLTRVFGFTEEVRFCDGAGEVFQATLRAGDARIQLAGVGPDYWQAKGVDGPVGQLNILYVDDVDAAYARVEAALGDEGELEPPQDQPYGARVFTVADLGGNSWTFWQQTSEVVELPPGWQEVRAGGESSNG; encoded by the coding sequence ATGAGCAGCGGGTACCGGGGCCTGGCGCCCTACCTCTACTACTCCGACGCGACGGAAGCGCTCGCCTGGCTGACCAGGGTCTTCGGGTTCACCGAGGAGGTCCGCTTCTGCGACGGCGCGGGCGAGGTCTTCCAGGCGACCCTGCGGGCCGGCGACGCGCGGATCCAGCTCGCCGGCGTCGGGCCGGACTACTGGCAGGCCAAGGGCGTCGACGGGCCGGTCGGCCAGCTCAACATCCTCTACGTCGACGACGTGGACGCCGCCTACGCGCGGGTCGAGGCCGCCCTCGGGGACGAGGGCGAGCTGGAGCCGCCGCAGGACCAGCCGTACGGCGCCCGGGTGTTCACCGTCGCCGATCTCGGGGGCAACAGCTGGACGTTCTGGCAGCAGACGTCCGAGGTCGTCGAGCTGCCGCCGGGCTGGCAGGAGGTCCGTGCGGGCGGTGAGTCCTCCAACGGGTGA
- a CDS encoding SGNH/GDSL hydrolase family protein, with the protein MIDIPLTAELVRGALELERTEGGLVPHRLPARARAQNTDPRLAMAEAQPAGVRLRFRTSARVIELDTLATKVEYPGAPPRPDGVYDLLVDGKLAAQATAPAGVRFADLPGHDKDIEIWLPHNELTTLVALRTDAPVSPSPRADRVWLHHGSSISQGSNAISPSTTWTAVAALAAGVELVNLGFSGNALLDPFTARALRDTPADLISVKLGINVVNADLMRLRAFGPAVHGFLDTIRDGHPDTPLLVVSPLYCPIHERTPGPGDFDHEALASGFVRFRATGEPGPGKLTLEVIREELARIVAQREDPNLSYLDGLALYGEEDFADLPLPDALHPSPAAHHRIGARFASLVLDFNRA; encoded by the coding sequence GTGATCGACATCCCCCTGACCGCGGAGCTCGTCCGCGGCGCCCTCGAACTCGAACGCACCGAAGGCGGCCTGGTGCCGCACCGGCTCCCGGCCCGCGCGCGGGCGCAGAACACCGACCCGCGGCTCGCCATGGCGGAGGCCCAGCCCGCGGGCGTGCGGCTGCGGTTCCGGACGAGCGCCCGCGTGATCGAACTCGACACGCTGGCGACGAAGGTCGAGTACCCGGGCGCGCCGCCACGGCCCGACGGCGTTTACGACCTGCTGGTCGACGGCAAGCTCGCCGCCCAGGCGACCGCACCCGCCGGCGTCCGGTTCGCGGACCTCCCCGGGCACGACAAGGACATCGAGATCTGGTTGCCGCACAACGAACTGACGACGTTGGTGGCCTTGCGCACCGACGCGCCGGTTTCGCCGTCGCCCCGGGCGGACCGGGTGTGGCTGCACCACGGCAGTTCGATCAGCCAGGGCTCGAACGCGATCAGCCCGTCGACGACGTGGACCGCGGTGGCCGCGCTCGCCGCCGGGGTCGAGCTGGTCAACCTGGGCTTCAGCGGCAACGCGCTGCTCGACCCGTTCACCGCGCGGGCGCTGCGGGACACCCCGGCCGACCTGATCAGCGTCAAGCTGGGCATCAACGTGGTCAACGCGGACCTGATGCGCCTGCGCGCGTTCGGGCCCGCGGTGCACGGGTTCCTCGACACGATCCGCGACGGCCACCCGGACACGCCGCTCCTGGTCGTCTCGCCCCTGTACTGCCCGATCCACGAGCGCACGCCGGGCCCGGGCGACTTCGACCACGAGGCACTGGCTTCCGGTTTCGTGCGTTTCCGGGCGACCGGCGAGCCGGGCCCGGGCAAGCTGACGCTGGAGGTCATCCGGGAGGAGCTGGCCCGGATCGTGGCGCAGCGCGAGGACCCGAACCTGAGCTACCTCGACGGCTTGGCGCTCTACGGCGAGGAGGACTTCGCGGACCTGCCGCTGCCGGACGCCCTCCACCCGTCCCCGGCGGCCCACCACCGGATCGGGGCGAGGTTCGCCTCGCTGGTCCTTGACTTCAACAGAGCTTGA
- a CDS encoding tetratricopeptide repeat protein, protein MTDAAAASQPPEESRFHAFRQAEDLVGRRRPLDALKALQPLLESETDKPSVHLLAGRAYFHSAQLRRAEEAFTRVLELDPTDHYARFILGRTLQRLGRFVEALGQMKIASAMHPVPEYLEAISEVKAHIALREP, encoded by the coding sequence ATGACGGACGCCGCAGCTGCTTCGCAGCCTCCCGAGGAGTCGCGGTTCCATGCCTTCCGCCAGGCCGAAGACCTGGTGGGCCGCCGCCGTCCGCTCGACGCGCTGAAGGCGTTGCAGCCCCTGCTGGAATCCGAAACGGACAAGCCGTCGGTCCACCTGCTGGCCGGGCGCGCGTACTTCCACTCCGCTCAGTTGCGGCGCGCCGAGGAGGCGTTCACCCGCGTGCTGGAACTGGACCCGACGGACCACTACGCACGGTTCATCCTGGGCCGCACGCTCCAGCGGCTCGGCCGGTTCGTCGAGGCGCTGGGCCAGATGAAGATCGCCTCGGCGATGCACCCGGTGCCGGAGTACCTGGAAGCGATCAGCGAGGTCAAGGCGCACATCGCGCTGCGCGAACCGTGA
- the efeO gene encoding iron uptake system protein EfeO, whose translation MTVRKTPSLAVLAGAAALVTLAACDSKSQPAAAGGPIKVAASDTACEVSATTANAGNLTFEITNKGTKVTEFYLYAEGDRIMGEVENIAPGLNRRLIVEVADAGKYQTACKPGMAGDGIRGDFTVTGGVAKQNDTNAQKAEATKSYAGYIANNTSALQDETVKFADLVKAGKVDEAKAAYARTRTYYERIEPVAEKFGDLDPAIDVREADLEPNQQFTGFHRLEKDLFKTGLQPDSAQIADKLVTDVKTLVGKTKTLELSALDLANGAKGLLDEVATGKITGEEEAFSHTDLWDFQANVDGSKGAIASLRPVLQAKDPALVSTLDKEFANVQGLLDKQRAGDGFKSYTELSQDQVKEFASAVDALSEPLSKVAEVVSK comes from the coding sequence GTGACCGTGCGCAAGACCCCCTCGCTGGCCGTACTGGCCGGCGCCGCCGCCCTGGTGACGCTGGCCGCGTGCGACAGCAAGAGCCAGCCCGCGGCGGCCGGCGGCCCGATCAAGGTCGCCGCGTCCGACACCGCGTGCGAGGTCTCCGCGACCACGGCGAACGCCGGCAACCTGACCTTCGAGATCACCAACAAGGGCACCAAGGTCACCGAGTTCTACCTCTACGCCGAGGGCGACCGGATCATGGGCGAGGTCGAGAACATCGCGCCCGGGCTCAACCGGCGGCTGATCGTCGAGGTCGCCGACGCCGGCAAGTACCAGACCGCGTGCAAGCCGGGCATGGCCGGTGACGGCATCCGCGGCGACTTCACCGTGACCGGCGGCGTCGCGAAGCAGAACGACACCAACGCGCAGAAGGCGGAGGCGACCAAGAGCTACGCCGGCTACATCGCGAACAACACCTCCGCGCTGCAGGACGAGACGGTGAAGTTCGCCGACCTCGTGAAGGCAGGCAAGGTCGACGAGGCGAAGGCCGCCTACGCGCGCACCCGCACCTACTACGAGCGCATCGAGCCCGTCGCCGAGAAGTTCGGCGACCTCGACCCGGCCATCGACGTCCGCGAGGCCGACCTCGAGCCGAACCAGCAGTTCACCGGCTTCCACCGGCTGGAGAAGGACCTGTTCAAGACCGGCCTGCAGCCCGACAGCGCGCAGATCGCCGACAAGCTGGTGACCGACGTCAAGACCCTGGTCGGCAAGACCAAGACCCTGGAGCTGTCCGCACTGGACCTCGCGAACGGCGCCAAGGGCCTGCTCGACGAGGTCGCCACCGGCAAGATCACCGGCGAGGAAGAGGCCTTCTCGCACACCGACCTCTGGGACTTCCAGGCCAATGTGGACGGTTCGAAGGGCGCGATCGCCTCGCTGCGGCCGGTCCTGCAGGCCAAGGACCCCGCCCTGGTGTCCACTCTGGACAAGGAGTTCGCGAACGTGCAGGGCCTGCTCGACAAGCAGCGGGCCGGTGACGGCTTCAAGTCGTACACCGAGCTTTCCCAGGACCAGGTCAAGGAGTTCGCCTCGGCCGTCGACGCGCTGAGCGAACCGCTGAGCAAGGTTGCGGAGGTCGTGTCGAAGTGA
- a CDS encoding murein transglycosylase codes for MVTGVVLVVTIGVRNPDAPVASPPVQPALAIPEQRPQPGAEAPRAGLAAPVDRPQVSDRVELDAWAARVAGKTHVPARVLSAYGRAEMWMQRQKPTCHLSWATLAGIGRVENERGDFDLSAIGSDGRVAKPVVGPPLDGSPGVPAVHDSDGGRLDGDKSWDHLIGPMQFLPSTWKKYQERANGDGGAPDPQNVDDAAFTAARFLCSGGDDLGTPAGWWRAILFYNQAVSYGQDVFSAADAYAEASVAP; via the coding sequence GTGGTCACCGGCGTGGTCCTCGTCGTCACCATCGGTGTCCGGAACCCGGACGCCCCGGTGGCCTCACCGCCGGTCCAGCCGGCGCTCGCCATCCCGGAGCAGAGGCCGCAGCCGGGCGCCGAAGCACCGCGGGCCGGCCTCGCCGCGCCGGTCGACCGGCCGCAGGTGTCCGACCGCGTGGAGCTGGACGCGTGGGCGGCCCGGGTCGCGGGCAAGACGCACGTCCCGGCGCGCGTGCTCTCGGCGTACGGCCGGGCGGAGATGTGGATGCAGCGCCAGAAGCCGACGTGCCACCTCTCGTGGGCGACCCTGGCGGGCATCGGCCGCGTCGAGAACGAACGCGGCGACTTCGACCTCTCGGCGATCGGCTCGGACGGCCGGGTGGCGAAGCCGGTGGTCGGCCCGCCGCTGGACGGCTCGCCGGGCGTCCCGGCGGTGCACGACAGCGACGGCGGCAGGCTCGACGGCGACAAGTCGTGGGACCACCTGATCGGCCCGATGCAGTTCCTGCCGTCGACGTGGAAGAAGTACCAGGAGCGCGCGAACGGCGACGGCGGCGCACCGGACCCGCAGAACGTGGACGACGCGGCCTTCACGGCGGCGCGGTTCCTGTGCTCCGGTGGCGACGACCTGGGGACGCCGGCGGGCTGGTGGCGGGCGATCCTGTTCTACAACCAGGCCGTTTCGTACGGACAAGACGTGTTCAGCGCGGCGGACGCCTACGCGGAGGCGAGTGTCGCGCCCTGA
- a CDS encoding PPOX class F420-dependent oxidoreductase yields the protein MFTEAELAYLAAQPLGRLATQQPDGTLQANPVGFRYNPDEQTIDVTGHNLRNSKKFRNIATHDRVAFVVDDLPSTNPWRVRCLEIRGRAEALVGVNLPDNHFDDAVIRIHPERILAFGVEDWDREPLELESNIRNV from the coding sequence ATGTTCACCGAAGCAGAACTCGCCTACCTCGCCGCCCAGCCACTGGGCCGGCTGGCGACCCAGCAGCCGGACGGAACGCTCCAGGCCAACCCGGTCGGCTTCCGCTACAACCCGGACGAGCAGACGATCGACGTCACCGGCCACAACCTGCGGAACAGCAAGAAGTTCCGCAACATAGCCACGCACGACCGCGTGGCGTTCGTGGTCGACGACCTGCCATCGACGAACCCGTGGCGCGTGCGCTGCCTGGAGATCCGCGGCCGCGCGGAGGCCCTGGTGGGCGTGAACCTCCCGGACAACCACTTCGACGACGCGGTGATCCGCATCCACCCGGAGCGGATTCTGGCCTTCGGCGTCGAGGACTGGGACCGCGAGCCGTTGGAACTGGAGTCGAACATCCGGAACGTGTGA
- a CDS encoding S1 RNA-binding domain-containing protein, with the protein MGGRAEHPQLWAFLEALHPGELLTGTVAAIERFGVFVALDDGPAHPVFPGVGFVVYPELSWRRFAAATDVVQVGARVSGEFLAFDTTNLEARLSLRATQPDPFQAFADTTTTGRQLRGRVTLLSPVGVFVEVADGVEGLVREPIGEIRVGDELTVVVTGMDRVGRKLTLAPGPPECSRA; encoded by the coding sequence ATGGGCGGACGGGCCGAGCACCCGCAGCTGTGGGCGTTCCTCGAGGCACTGCACCCGGGGGAGCTCCTCACCGGCACCGTGGCGGCGATCGAGCGGTTCGGCGTGTTCGTGGCCCTGGACGACGGCCCCGCGCACCCGGTCTTCCCCGGCGTCGGGTTCGTCGTCTACCCCGAGCTTTCGTGGCGGCGGTTCGCCGCCGCCACCGACGTCGTGCAGGTCGGTGCGCGTGTGTCCGGCGAGTTCCTCGCGTTCGACACGACGAACCTGGAAGCCCGGCTGTCCCTGCGGGCGACCCAGCCGGACCCGTTCCAGGCGTTCGCCGACACCACCACAACCGGACGGCAACTGCGTGGCCGGGTCACCCTGCTGAGCCCGGTCGGCGTCTTCGTCGAGGTCGCCGACGGAGTCGAAGGACTGGTCAGGGAGCCCATCGGCGAGATCCGGGTCGGCGACGAGCTCACGGTGGTCGTGACCGGGATGGACCGCGTGGGGCGCAAACTCACCCTCGCGCCGGGGCCGCCGGAGTGCTCCCGCGCTTGA